The Panicum hallii strain FIL2 chromosome 9, PHallii_v3.1, whole genome shotgun sequence genome has a window encoding:
- the LOC112877407 gene encoding probable trehalose-phosphate phosphatase 9 — protein MTKHGVVLGPEDAVVAAAAAARHFSFPPPRKGGESCRKLAAQVDLGAAVMGSWLDSMKASSPRHRLMAPLAGAADAEHDDWMERHPSALDRFDALAAAAKGKQVAVFLDYDGTLSPIVEDPDRAVMTDEMREAVRGVAARFPTAIVSGRCCDKVFGFVRLAELYYAGSHGMDIRGPTADPNHHGKEAKSVLCQPASEFLPVIEEVYGALVEQVEASIPGAKVENNKFCLSVHFRCVEEAAWGELFEQVRSVLKDYPGLRLTQGRKVLEVRPMIKWDKGKALEFLLDSLGYAERSDVFPIYIGDDRTDEDAFKVLRSRGQGAGILVSKFPKETSASFSLREPAEVRDFLRRLVDANT, from the exons ATGACGAAGCACGGCGTGGTGCTCGGCCCCGAGGACGCCgtcgtcgcggcggcggcggcggcgcggcattTCTCGTTCCCGCCGCCGAGGAAGGGGGGCGAATCGTGCCGGAAGCTGGCGGCGCAGGTCGACCTCGGCGCCGCCGTCATGGGGTCCTGGCTCGACTCCATGAAGGCCTCCTCGCCCAGGCACAGGCTCATGGCGCCCctggccggcgccgccgacgcGGAGCACGACGACTGGATG GAGCGGCACCCGTCGGCATTGGACCGGTTCGacgcgctggcggcggcggccaagggGAAGCAGGTCGCCGTGTTCCTGGACTACGACGGCACGCTGTCCCCGATCGTCGAGGACCCCGACCGCGCTGTCATGACCGACGAG ATGAGGGAGGCGgtgcgcggcgtggcggcgcgctTCCCGACGGCGATCGTCAGCGGGCGTTGCTGTGACAAG GTGTTCGGCTTCGTGCGGCTGGCGGAGCTCTACTACGCCGGGAGCCACGGGATGGACATCCGAGGGCCCACCGCCGACCCCAACCACCACGGCAAG GAGGCCAAGTCGGTGCTGTGCCAGCCGGCGAGCGAGTTCCTGCCGGTGATCGAGGAGGTGTACGGCGCGCTGGTGGAGCAGGTGGAGGCATCGATCCCTGGCGCCAAGGTGGAGAACAACAAGTTCTGCCTGTCCGTGCACTTCCGCTGCGTGGAGGAGGCCGCCTGGGGCGAGCTGTTCGAGCAGGTCCGCTCCGTGCTCAAGGACTACCCGGGCCTGCGCCTCACGCAGGGCCGCAAGGTGCTCGAGGTCCGCCCCATGATCAAGTGGGACAAGGGCAAGGCCCTCGAGTTCCTGCTCGACTCGCTCG GTTACGCGGAGCGCAGCGACGTGTTCCCGATCTACATCGGCGACGACCGAACCGACGAGGACGCGTTCAAG GTGCTGCGCAGCCGGGGGCAGGGCGCTGGGATCCTCGTGTCCAAGTTCCCCAAGGAGACCAGCGCGTCCTTCTCCCTCCGCGAGCCGGCCGAGGTCAGGGACTTCCTGCGCAGGCTCGTCGACGCCAACACCTGA